The DNA segment ACTGGCATGGACGACCGTCAGATTACGGGGATGACCGGATTGCAGGAATCGCTCTTCAATAGCGATGCCCATCTCCTCGGCCCAACAGGATAGCCCGAAGCCGCTTGCGGCAATCGTTGCTCCATCCGGGATAAGTGCTGCTGCTTCACTCGCTGAAATGATTTTGGACATGAGTGCTCACTCCTTGAATAAAAATTGGGTTGGAAATTCAGTTATACGTGCTATTAACAATACCGACATCACTGGGTAAGTTGTTTCTGTTTTATTTCGTGTAATATATCCACGTTCACTCCGGAATGTAATTGTGAATACTTTCACTTGAATCATAGTGCGTGTTTTTTTTTACGTCAACAGGTCCCAAACCGCCTGATGTAGAGGGGAGAAAGTGTTGCAAATTTGCGAATTTGGTAGATTATCAAAAGATAGAAGAATGGAAAAACAATGGGGGTGATCGGCACTACAATTTGTTAGAACAAAACAACAATACACATTTGGAGAAAAATAACGAGGGAGGTGACACATTGTCTCTATTAAGGTGAAGCATGGAGACTTAAGGCTCGAAACTTTAGTAATCGTCAATAGATTTGCCAAAAAGCTACACTTTTTTCCCAGAGAACGGATATCGAACGCAGGAGTAAAGGTTTAGCCATTAAGGGGGAGTGAACAATTAAGTTTCGCCCTTGCATTCATTAGCCTTTTATACAAAATTTGTGCCATGTCAGTAAGGGAAGGAGTGCACATGGATGATTTATGTAGCTCGAAAATAATTATAAAAATTTTTTCGGACTTTTAGGGAGGGGGATTTTTGCAATTTTGCTACACTAGGCAAGGCACTACGCAAATGCCTGTCGTTTATATTCTTGAGGAAATGGCACGGGAAGTATATAAACGATCTTAGAGTGAACAGTGGTTTTCTAGAATTTAAGTGTTGACTTATTTTTATTAAAGTGATATTATCTTAGAAGTGACCCGAAAACGGATCGCTAGCAATGTTACATTTTACGGGACGTAGCTCAGCTTGGTAGAGCACCTGGTTTGGGACCAGGGGGTCGCATGTTCAAATCGTGTCGTCCCGATAGGAATAAAGAAGGCAGTCATCATTAGATGGTTGCTTTTTTTGTTTGCATATATTGCAGCTTGTCTATTTTTGCATATTTCATCTATTCCCCGGTCACAATAACAGTAAATATTGACTGATAGAAGGGGATACCTGTGAATATCTTCCGTATCAAAAAGCAATTGAGACGTCGATGGAGAAGATGGAGACGCGCCATTTGGACCGCAGGAGGCAGCGGGTTGGTTGCGTTGATGGCTTGGCTGGGCTTGCTCTTGTCCAACCAAATGGAACAGTTGATGACGAAGGATGCCATCGCACTTGAAACGCTGGGTATCATAGAAGAAGCAGCCATAGGAGCTGGGAAGGAAGCCGATTCCGAAGCAGCATGGATCAAACAATTGGAACGAAGCGAGCAACCGCGGGTCGTGCGCCTAAACAAAATATATGCATGTGGAGAAGAGAGCTCTATTCTTGGAACGATGTCTCCAGACGAAGTGATCAGACTGTCGCGGGACAATCCAGAGTGGCGCGGGATGATCGGCGCAGAAGGAGATGTACAGTTCGAGCAGCGTATCCATGAATTGTCGGAGGTTTGCAAAAATAACGGTTATATAGGGATCGATCAACAGGGAAATCTCAGCTTGTTCGACGGCCCTCCTGAAAAAGAAAAAGTACTAAAGACATTTTTTCAGCTGGATGTAGAGACAATGGAAAGCTCATTGCCCCCGGATGTCCTGCTCCACTTGCACCAGGGAATCCGCATACAAGATGTGGATGAATATAACAGCGTGCTGTCGACTTTTGGTGAATACGCTGTTTTGCCTGCAAGAAAAGTCATGCAACAAAAAGAAGATTAAAGCGTATATATAGTCACGGCAAGAGACGTTCATACAACGTCTCTTGTTTTTTTTGCCAAAAACAAGTTCTACAAAGATTTTCCTCAACAGGATCAAATCTTTTGCTATAATAAGTGAATACATATGTTCGGTTATCCGGACATAGGCTTCAGTTCCATGATGGAGCTCCTTTATTGAAGGGAAAGAAGAAGCCGCAACAAACATGGGGAGAGATTAAGCTTGCGAATTTTAGGGATTGACCCCGGCATCGCCATCGTCGGTTTCGGCTTTATTGATAAACAAGGCAGTAAATGTGTACCTGTGCAATACGGCTGCATTCAGACGGAAGCACATACTCCTGAAGAAGAAAGGCTTCTTCATGTTTATGAAGGCATAGTTCAGCTCATCGATAAATACAAGCCGGATGCGGTAGCGTTGGAGAAATTATTCTTCAACCGAAACGTAACTACCGCGATGTCGGTCAGTCAGGCGAGGGGCGTGCTTGTACTGGCGGCGGCGCAGCGGAACCTGCCGATATCGGAATATACGCCCATGCAAATCAAACAAGCGATGGTAGGATACGGCAAAGCGGAGAAGAAACAGGTGCAGGAAATGACGAGAATGTTCTTGAAGCTGCAGGCGATTCCGAAACCGGACGATGTGGCGGATGCGCTGGCCGTGGCCATTTGTCATGCCCATTCATATACACTAAATACGAAGTTAAACGAGGTACTGAGGTCATGATTGATTTTGTAAGGGGCCAGGTGGCTCATTTGGAAAATGACTATGTTGTGTTGGACGTTCAGGGAATAGGATATCGCATTTACTGCCCGAACCCATATGCTTTTGGCACCAAAAGTGAAGAGACGACAACGGTATACACCCATCATCACGTACGGGACGATGCCATATTATTGTATGGCTTTCCGACAAGAGAGGAGCAAAGGCTGTTTCGCAAGCTGATAGAAGTATCGGGAATTGGGCCGCGCGTTGCGCTCGGCATTCTAAGCGGCGGCCATCCAGATCACGTTGTTGCAGCAGTTCAGCAGGAGAACATAGCGTTTTTGACCAAGCTGCCGGGAATCGGCAAGAAGACCGCCCAGCGCATGATCCTGGATTTGAAGGATAAGCTGGATGGTTTGGGAGGGCCTTCGCTATTCGATGAACTGCCAGCGGATGTGGAGGAAATGGATGGACTGAATCCGAGCTGGCCTGAAGCAAGAGAAGGCCTGAAAGCGCTGGGTTACACCGATGTAGAGCTTGATCGTGTTTGGCAGCAATTGAAGGATTCGGTTAAACCGACTGAAGAGGTAGATTCGGTCATGAAAAAAGCGCTCAAGCTGCTGTACGCAGGCTGATCTTGGGTTAAAGGGGAAGGAGCGGGAAGGCGATGATGGAAGACCGGATCATATCCGCGAATTTAATGATGGAAGAGCAGGCGGTGGAGCTTAGTCTTCGTCCCCGTTATTTAGCGGAATATATTGGACAGAACCAGATCAAAGAGAATTTGAAAATATACATTGAAGCGGCAAAGATGCGCAATGAAGCACTAGATCATGTGCTGCTATACGGACCGCCAGGCCTTGGTAAAACGACGTTGGCCAATATTATCGCCAATGAACTTGGCGTCAATTTGCGTACGACTTCAGGTCCGGCGATTGAACGGCCTGGAGATTTGGCTGCGCTGCTAACGAACTTGCAGGAAGGGGACGTCCTCTTTATTGATGAAATCCACAGGCTGCATCGGACGGTTGAAGAGGTTCTCTATCCTGCGATGGAGGATTTCGCATTGGATATTATGATCGGCAAGGGCCCCAGTGCGAGATCGGTTCGGCTGGATTTGCCGCCGTTTACGTTGATCGGTGCGACGACAAGAGCCGGGCTGTTGTCGGCTCCGCTGCGGGACCGTTTTGGAGTAGTAAGTCGTCTGGAATTTTATACGGTGGAGGAGCTTAGTTATATCGTAAGTCGCGGTGCTGATATTTTCGGCATCGATATTATTGGCGACGCAGCGGATGAAATCGCATTGCGCTCCAGAGGAACGCCGAGGATTGCCAACAGGCTCCTCAAACGGGTGCGGGATTTCGCCCAGGTTCGTGGAGACGGACATATTACGTCCGACATAGCCAAGGACGCTCTGCAGATGCTGCAGGTCGATCCTATGGGCCTGGATTTGATCGATCATAAGATGCTTCGGGCCATGATTACGAACTTTCGAGGCGGCCCTGTCGGACTGGATACGATCGCAGCTACGATCGGGGAAGAGAGCCAGACGATTGAGGATGTGTACGAGCCGTATTTGCTCCAAATTGGATATCTGCAGCGCACTCCGCGAGGCAGGGTGGTGACCCCTGCTGCCTATCAGCATTTAGGTTTGCCGATACCGGCAGATTCCTGATGGGATTAGTTGAAGAATGGAGTATTATACTCTGACGAGGAGGATTATAGAGCGTGAATAGACCACGACCGAAAAGAGGGCTAAAAAGCAGGACATCTAGGTGGGCAGCGGCCTTATTGGCTGTAACATTGCTGGGCGGAGTGCTTCAGCTTCCGATAAGCGCTGATGAAATGCCGGACATGCGTGTCCGGGTAGCCATGTTCCTGGATTTAGGGAGCACGTATAGATCGATTGTACCTGCAGTGACAATGACAGCGGAGTCAGCTTGGCAGGCAGGCCCACAGCGAGGGGAGGGTATGGAGAGCTGGCTGGATTTCAGCCCAGGCCAGACGGTTCGCTTTAGCGTAGACGGGATAAAAGTTAAAGCGCTGGAGAGCGCAGATTGGCAATTGGTCTCAGCTGCCGTCAAGAAGTTGCAAGGAGGGACGGATAGGCCGATCGCGGTTGTATCTGAGCAAGCTGGAGGCACGGTATACGAAGTGTATACCGGCCCTTATGCCAGCGCAGATGAGGCTTCGGCTGCGGTAACCCGCGTCGCGCAAGCGCTTGCTGGACAGCTGGGCAACCAGCAGCCATCCATCCACGGCAGCTTCTATTATTCCGCAGGCGTATTTGGCAGCAAGGCGGAGGCTCAAGCCTACAGTCAAACGTTAAAGCTGCCGGGCATAGAGGTAAAAGTAGCCGTTGTAGGCGCAAATCAATATGCGGTATGGGTAGGCGGTGCTGTAAGCGAAGCGGCCTTAGCAGCACTTAAAGCGCAAATTGTGCAGCTTCAGCCCCAATTGAATCTCTCAGCAATCGATGCGGAGGCCCCTGCCCTTATTGCTTATCGCGATGTTACTGGGGATATGAATTCGCCGATCGCGGTCGAGCATTATGCGGTTAGCGGCACAAATACGAAGCTGCTTGTACGAGATAGCGAGGATTCCGTCATTCAGGTGATGGAGAGATCAGGGCGCAAATACAGAGGCAACTTCGAAATCAGCTCCGTTAACGGTCAGCTGGCTCTCGTGAACGATGTACCCTTGGAGCAATACCTATATTCAGTAGTTGCTGCAGAGGTGCCAAGCTCTTGGCCACAGGAATCGCTCAAAGCGCAGGCTGTCGCAGCCCGGAGCTACGCGCTCTATCATGCAGCCGGAAATAAGTTTAAGGTTGCTGGCCTCGTGGACACAACCTTAAGCCAGGTATATAACGGGGTGGATAAAGAAGTCGACAGCATCATACAGGCCGTGGATAGCACGGCTGGGGAAGTTATAAAAGCGAATGATCGAATTGTAGAAGCCATTTTCTCCTCTAATAGCGGCGGTATGACGGCGGATTCAACGGAAGTATGGAGCAATCCGAATTCGACATTCAGCAGCATGATCAGCAATGAAGACAAGGCTGCGCAAGCCGGGTTGAAATCATGGTATCATGTGCTGCTTCCGACGGGAAAGGCTGGGTACGTCAGGGAAGATAACGTGAAGCTTACGGAAGGGACGACAGCAGCGGGATTGCCTAAAATGACGGTTACGGCTAACGCTACAAATGTACGTCCAATTCCGATGATTCAGGCAGATGTGAGTCCAGTTGCCCAAATGAATCCTGGTGACCAGGCAGTTGTTCTTGGCCTCGTGGATGAATCCAGCTCATATTCATGGATTCGCGGCCCGTACAGCTCGGAAGAGCTGCTGAAATCGCTGAAAGGCAAGACAGCAACGGATGCCCCCTCACCAATCCTCAATTTGGAGATCACGCAGCGAGGGCCGTCTGGACGGGCTACACAGATCAAGGCCAACGGGCAGATCCTTGATGTACGCTATCCGGATCTATTCCGTTCTGCTTTTGGCGGCCTGCCTAGTACGTTATTTGATATTGCAGCTACAGGTAGATATACTGTACAGAGCGCTAGCGGAGCGACGTCCTCGGGAACGGCAGCCTCTGGCACTCCAGTGTTATCTTCAACTGGCGTATCGAACTGGAATGGAGGCAGTTTAGTCGTTATGGGAGCGGACGGAGCCGCTCGGGTGATTGATCAGAGCAATCGTTTTTTGTTTGTTGGGCGTGGTAATGGCCATGGCCTGGGCTTATCCCAGTGGGGGGCCAAGGGAATGGCTGATGCAGGGTATGATTATGAGGCCATTTTGCAACACTACTACCAGAATGTCATTATCGTTAAGGAATGATTGTACTATATGAATGTTGACTTATATGATTTCGATTTGCCAGAAGAGCTTATTGCTCAGACTCCGCTTGCGGACCGAACTGCTTCCCGGCTGTTGACTTTGAATAAATCGACCGGAGAGGTTCAACACCATATGTTTCCGGCGATATTGGATTACTTGCAGCCCGGAGATACCCTTGTACTTAACGATACGCGCGTCATTCCCGCCAGATTATTTGGCGTAAAACAGGACACGGGAGCTAAAGCCGAGGTGCTGCTGCTCAAGGACTTAGGCGCGAACCGATGGGAAGCGTTAGTCAAGCCTGGCAAGAAGCTGAAAACCGGCGCCGTCATTACTTTCGGAGACGAACTGACGGCAACGATCGAGAGTGAGGGGGATATGGGAGAGCGCGTGCTTTCCTTTTCCTACGAGGGAATATTTAACGAAATCCTGGACCGGCTTGGACAGATGCCGCTTCCTCCGTATATCAAGGAGAAACTGGATGATCGAGAACGTTACCAGACCGTGTACTCCAAGCATGAGGGTTCAGCAGCTGCACCTACGGCAGGTCTGCATTTTACGAAGGAGCTATTGGAGCAGGTTCGTTCTAAAGGAGTAGACATCGCTTTTGTTACGCTGCATGTGGGGCTGGGAACCTTTCGCCCGATGTCCGTGGAGAAGGTAGAGGAGCATGTTATGCATGAGGAGTATTATATTCTCTCCGAGGAGACGGCGAAGCTGCTGAACGAAACAAGACAGCGCGGTGGCCGGATCATTGCGGTAGGAACGACATCCTCTCGCACATTGGAGACGGTAGCTGGAAAATGCGGCGACTCCCCGATTACGGCGATGAGCGGGTGGACAGACATTTTTATTTACCCGGGTTATACCTTTAAGTTGGTCGATGCGCTGCTTACCAATTTTCATTTGCCGAAGTCTACGCTAGTCATGCTTGTTAGCGCACTTGCCGGACGGGAACAGCTTTTGAACGCATACCGTGAAGCCGTGGAGCAGAAATACCGCTTTTTCAGCTTCGGGGATGCGATGTTTATATATTAAGGTTAAAGAGGATGGTTGATGAAAGTGGCAGCAGCAGTAACCTATGAACACATTAAGACGTGCAAGCAGTCGGGCGCTAGACTCGGACGCGTGCATACGCCTCACGGCGTAATCGAGACGCCGATTTTTATGCCGGTAGGCACGCAAGCTACGGTTAAGACGATGAGTCCGGAAGAATTAAAGGAAATGAATGCGCAAATTATCTTGAGTAATACGTATCATTTATTTCTGCGACCTGGGCATGAAATCATCCGTGAAGCAGGTGGACTGCATAAATTCATGAACTGGGATCGCCCGATCTTGACGGATAGCGGCGGTTTTCAGGTGTTTTCATTAAGTGAGATGCGAAAGATTACAGAGGAAGGTGTACATTTCCGCTCGCATTTAAATGGAGACAAGCTGTTTTTGTCCCCGGAAGTAGCTATGGAAATTCAGAATGCATTAGGGCCGGATATTATGATGGCTTTTGACGAATGCGCGCCTTACCCGGCTGAATACGATTATGTAAAAAAGTCTCTTGAACGCACGAGCCGCTGGGCCGAAAGATGCTTGAAAAGCCATGCTCGTCCACAGGATCAAGGCTTGTTCGGCATTGTCCAGGGCGGCATGTTCGAAGACCTTCGGAAACAGAGCGCAAAGGATTTGACTTCCCTGGATTTTCCGGGGTATGCTATTGGTGGACTGAGTGTAGGTGAGCCAAAGCATTTGATGTATGAGGTGCTCGACTATACTGTGCCTCTGCTGCCTGCGAACAAGCCACGTTACTTGATGGGGGTAGGTTCACCGGATGCATTGATTGAAGGCTCCATCCGAGGAGTCGATATGTTTGATTGCGTGCTGCCGACGAGGATCGCTCGCAATGGTACAACGATGACGAGTCAAGGCAGATTAGTGGTGCGTAACGCTCAATATGCTAAAGATTTTGGGCCGCTTGATCCGGAGTGCGACTGCTATACTTGCCGGAACTACTCCCGAGCATATTTGCGGCACCTGATCAAGAGTGATGAGACATTCGGTCTTCGGTTGACTACATATCACAACCTGTATTTCTTAATCAATCTGATGCGTCAAGTTCGTCAGGCGATTATGGATGACAGGCTGCTCGACTTCCGGGATGAGTTCTTCGAGCGGTATGGTCTGTTTGGCAACGACAAAGGGTTCTAAGACTACCAAATTTTCATATCGAAAGGGGGATATATATGTTCCACTTTGCAGCAACAGCAGCTCCGGCTGCGGGGAATCCGCTTATTACTTTGGTTGTTCCCTTCGCGATCATGTTTATCGTGTTCTATTTTCTGTTGATTCGACCGCAGAAGAAGAAGCAGCAATCTCGCAACCAAATGCTGAGAGCGCTCCAGAAAGGGGACAAAATCGTCACGATTGGCGGTTTGCACGGTACGATCGTATCACTAACGGATGATACCGTCGTGCTTCTCGTGAATGATGCGACCAAGCTTACGTTTGAACGTAACGCAATTAGCCATAGCGTGAGTGCGGCTGCTTCTTCCGAATCGAAATAAGGGATGGAAGAGGAATCCGAATACAAGAAGAGCCTGATACAGGCTCTTTTTTTGTTTCTGCAATATTACCTTACTTTTTCCTGTGCAAATTAACCCCGAACATGCCACCGAGTGCACCAATTAATACGGCAGGAAGGAGTAAAGTTAAATCGCTTAGTCCCGGAGAGTTGTCTAATGCGAGCAGGCTGATGACTAAAATTAGAATTCCATAGAATAATCCGGTAAGAGAGCCTTGGTACCATCCTTTTTGTCCCGCACGTTTCCCCGAAGTAAATCCTCCAAATAACAGAGCCGCCGCATGAACGGTATAAATAGGCCATGTTAGCTTATGTTCCTCCAGTGAGCCTGATTGAAGCAGAAGGGACAAGACGAGAGCCCCGACCATCATCCATAAGAAAGCGTACCAAATGCCGGAAAGAGTAGGGTGAGAAAGCCGAATTGATGCCAAACGCCGGAAGAAATCCATCACATGTTCCTCCTATATCATTTAATATCACCATTGTATGGTCAAGCCCGTAGGATTAGTACAGGAATTGCTATTGTCCAAAGTAATGTTGCTCACAGCGGATTAATGTTAAAAATAACCGTGGGTCAAGCCATTTGAGGAGGGTATGGTTATCCGCTCAGAGGGTCAGAATATCTGTACCATGTTTGCACGATATATACCGAATAGGATGGAGGGATCCAAATTGACTGCTCATCTTATTTCACTTGTACTTCGAACGGTGCTCATGTATTTTACGGCATTTGTTGTCATGCGTATTATGGGGAAGAGAGAAATTGGGGAGCTGTCGATCTTCGATTTGGTTATTTCGATTATGATTGCTGAAATTGCAGTGTTTGCTATTGAGGATATGCAGCGGCCCCTGTATGATGGTTTTGTTCCTATGCTTACTTTATTACTCATCCAGATCGCTATCGCCATGGTGTCATTGCGGAGCCGAAAATTACGCTTCTGGTTTGATGGCAAGCCGAGCGTAATTATACAGCAGGGGAAAATTAATCGAAAAGAAATGAAACGGCAGCGATATAATCTTGACGACCTGCTGATGCAATTGCGTGCTAACAATATCGATAATGTAGCCGATGTGGAATTCGCCATACTGGAGACCAGCGGTCAACTAAGCGTTATTCCTAAAAACCAGGACAGCGGTGGAGGAAATAGTCAGGATGGCAATTCGCCACAGGACAGCAATGCCTCGGTTATTTCGAAAATTAGATACGAAGAAATCCCATTGTCACTAATCATGGATGGCAAAGTACAAGATTTAAATTTAGAGCAGATTGGAAAAACGAGATTTTGGTTAAAAAATCAAATTCAAGCTAGAGGAGTAAAGGATTTTAAGGAGATATTCTTCTGTTCCGTCGATCATCAAGGCAAGCTGTACATTAATTTAAAACAGGATAAATAGTTAGCGGAACCATCTGCGAAGCAGCGGAATTCGGCGAAGATCGTGAAGGTCGATCAGTCCCATGATTCCCGACAGTGCGATATACAATATCCCTGAGATTACAGTAGCTACGATTAACTGGACTCCAGGCAGAGAACTAATTGTAAGTTCATGGTAAATGTAACCTGCAGCTCCAGCCATAATGATTGTGCCGCAAATGACTTTAAGAATATCCAAAAATGGGATGCGGTAATGCAGCGCTCTAGATACGCTGTAGCCATGCAGAAGAGTCACGATAGCAAAGTTGACAATAATAGCAATAATTGCACCATAAATCCCAAAGCTTGGGTTTGAGGCTAAATAGAAAATGAGTGAAATTTTGATAATTGCTCCGATCAATGTGTTAAGCAGAGCTCTCCCAGGCTTATCCAGCGCTTGCAGAGCGGCCTGCAGAGGCGATTGGGCGTACAGAAACAGAGCGAACGGAGCCATGATTTTAAGCATTCCGGCGATATCCGCATTGTTATAAATTAGCAGGCATAACGGTTCGGCCAGAACATACATGATCGCCGCGAAGGGTCCGCCTGTAACGAGAGCAAGCCGCAGCGATTGATGCAGCCGCAAGTGAATTGTCCGCATATCCCCGCGCGCCTGAGCCTCTGCAAGTGAGGGGACGAGTGAAACGGCAAGCGAGGATGTGAGCGCTCCGGGCAGCAGCAGTAAGGGAATGATCATTCCCTGCAGGGCTCCATACTGGGCCGTGGCAATTGCGGTAGTAATACCGGCGATGGCTAAACTTTGAGCTGTGGTGATCGATTCCATCAAATAAGAAAGCGATCCGACGAGCCGTCCTCCTGTAACCGGAATAGCTATTCGGAGAATATGCTTTAGGTTGGAGACAAAACCTTTACTTGAACTTAATTCTTGATCCGTGTTCATCGTCTCGTTCCCTTGCGGGTCTAGAAGTGGATTTCTTGCTTCACTATGTTTAGAGCGCCAATAATGCCATAAGATCACCACCATTCCGACTACCTCGCCAGCAGCCACTCCGAGCATGGCCCCCGCAGCTCCGTAAGCAACGCCCATAGGAAACATCAAATAAGAGAACCATAGCACACATACGATTCGGGCCAACGTTTCCAGGATTGATGATGAAGCCGAGGGAATCATATTCTGTTTACCTTGAAAATATCCACGAAATACAGAGGAGACAGCAACGAGTACGATCATCGGGCTCATGGCGATGAAGGGATGATATACCCGGGAATCCGGCAGGACATGCGAGCTAATCCACGACGCGCCGAGGAGACTAGCGAACGTAAAAATGAATCCTGCGCCGGTTGTAAATATTAGGCTCGTCCGAAGTATTTCTGCTGACCGTCCGGGCTGGCCGGAGGATTCTGCCTCCGCGATTAGCTTGGCGACGGCGAGCGGAATGCCACCGGTAATAATCGTTACAAGGACGATAAAGAAAGGGTACCCGAGCTGATAGAGGCCGACCCCTTCAGCACCGATAATTCGGGGAAGAAGGATACGGGGGATAAAGCCAAGAAGGCGATTAATAATGCCAGCAGCGAGCAGGATCATCGTCCCATGGATAAAGGTCTGTTTGTTCAAAATGATTCCCTCTTTCCCGGAATAAGCATTTTACTTAGACAACTTGTCTGATATATTTATGGATATGCTGTACCTGTCCGAATTCATACCTGCTAGTTTTTCAGCAGCATCAGACGAGCAGAAGCAGGAATTATGAGATCAGAGTAGAAATATTTAAAGACAGCTTAGCTCGCAGGAAAGGGGCATCATGACATGGATTCACAGGAATTCGCTGAGAAGCAGTTGAACGAAACGATTGAAACTCTATGCCGCAGCAAAGTGGAGGAATTTCGACTTATCGGTTATGAACATGTAACCGTATCGGAAATATGGGACTGTGTCAGTCATAAATATGAGAAAGAAGGTTATCCGGAGCTTCATCAATTGGTCAACGATATCCTTTCATTGAAATCTACCCAGTTTATGAATTACATGACGTTATCCGCATATCGTGGATCCCGTTTCTGAGGAAATCGGGATCTTTTTTTGCCTACAAATAGAGCGCACTAAAGAAAACGACAATATTTGATAAATTGACGCTCTTTTCCTGCATCGCTATAATAGGAATATTGAGAATTTGAAAGGGGAACGAGGTACGGGATGAAAAGACTCATCGCATTCATAACCGTCGTGGCCGTTACAACTGGAATTATGGCTTGGACAAGCCCGGGTCTGCTTCGAGATGTGCATCTCGGCTTGGATCTGAAGGGTGGATTTGAGATTCTTTACGAAGCCGAGCCTTTTGATAGCGGGGCTAAGGTAACGAGGGAATCACTGATTAAAACGGCTCAAAGCCTGGAGAAGCGCGCTAACCAGCTTGGTACAAGCGAGCCGGAAGTAACGACAGAAGGAACGAATCGGATT comes from the Paenibacillus lentus genome and includes:
- a CDS encoding BofC C-terminal domain-containing protein, whose amino-acid sequence is MVALMAWLGLLLSNQMEQLMTKDAIALETLGIIEEAAIGAGKEADSEAAWIKQLERSEQPRVVRLNKIYACGEESSILGTMSPDEVIRLSRDNPEWRGMIGAEGDVQFEQRIHELSEVCKNNGYIGIDQQGNLSLFDGPPEKEKVLKTFFQLDVETMESSLPPDVLLHLHQGIRIQDVDEYNSVLSTFGEYAVLPARKVMQQKED
- the ruvC gene encoding crossover junction endodeoxyribonuclease RuvC encodes the protein MRILGIDPGIAIVGFGFIDKQGSKCVPVQYGCIQTEAHTPEEERLLHVYEGIVQLIDKYKPDAVALEKLFFNRNVTTAMSVSQARGVLVLAAAQRNLPISEYTPMQIKQAMVGYGKAEKKQVQEMTRMFLKLQAIPKPDDVADALAVAICHAHSYTLNTKLNEVLRS
- the ruvA gene encoding Holliday junction branch migration protein RuvA, encoding MIDFVRGQVAHLENDYVVLDVQGIGYRIYCPNPYAFGTKSEETTTVYTHHHVRDDAILLYGFPTREEQRLFRKLIEVSGIGPRVALGILSGGHPDHVVAAVQQENIAFLTKLPGIGKKTAQRMILDLKDKLDGLGGPSLFDELPADVEEMDGLNPSWPEAREGLKALGYTDVELDRVWQQLKDSVKPTEEVDSVMKKALKLLYAG
- the ruvB gene encoding Holliday junction branch migration DNA helicase RuvB, with the protein product MEDRIISANLMMEEQAVELSLRPRYLAEYIGQNQIKENLKIYIEAAKMRNEALDHVLLYGPPGLGKTTLANIIANELGVNLRTTSGPAIERPGDLAALLTNLQEGDVLFIDEIHRLHRTVEEVLYPAMEDFALDIMIGKGPSARSVRLDLPPFTLIGATTRAGLLSAPLRDRFGVVSRLEFYTVEELSYIVSRGADIFGIDIIGDAADEIALRSRGTPRIANRLLKRVRDFAQVRGDGHITSDIAKDALQMLQVDPMGLDLIDHKMLRAMITNFRGGPVGLDTIAATIGEESQTIEDVYEPYLLQIGYLQRTPRGRVVTPAAYQHLGLPIPADS
- a CDS encoding SpoIID/LytB domain-containing protein, which produces MNRPRPKRGLKSRTSRWAAALLAVTLLGGVLQLPISADEMPDMRVRVAMFLDLGSTYRSIVPAVTMTAESAWQAGPQRGEGMESWLDFSPGQTVRFSVDGIKVKALESADWQLVSAAVKKLQGGTDRPIAVVSEQAGGTVYEVYTGPYASADEASAAVTRVAQALAGQLGNQQPSIHGSFYYSAGVFGSKAEAQAYSQTLKLPGIEVKVAVVGANQYAVWVGGAVSEAALAALKAQIVQLQPQLNLSAIDAEAPALIAYRDVTGDMNSPIAVEHYAVSGTNTKLLVRDSEDSVIQVMERSGRKYRGNFEISSVNGQLALVNDVPLEQYLYSVVAAEVPSSWPQESLKAQAVAARSYALYHAAGNKFKVAGLVDTTLSQVYNGVDKEVDSIIQAVDSTAGEVIKANDRIVEAIFSSNSGGMTADSTEVWSNPNSTFSSMISNEDKAAQAGLKSWYHVLLPTGKAGYVREDNVKLTEGTTAAGLPKMTVTANATNVRPIPMIQADVSPVAQMNPGDQAVVLGLVDESSSYSWIRGPYSSEELLKSLKGKTATDAPSPILNLEITQRGPSGRATQIKANGQILDVRYPDLFRSAFGGLPSTLFDIAATGRYTVQSASGATSSGTAASGTPVLSSTGVSNWNGGSLVVMGADGAARVIDQSNRFLFVGRGNGHGLGLSQWGAKGMADAGYDYEAILQHYYQNVIIVKE
- the queA gene encoding tRNA preQ1(34) S-adenosylmethionine ribosyltransferase-isomerase QueA: MNVDLYDFDLPEELIAQTPLADRTASRLLTLNKSTGEVQHHMFPAILDYLQPGDTLVLNDTRVIPARLFGVKQDTGAKAEVLLLKDLGANRWEALVKPGKKLKTGAVITFGDELTATIESEGDMGERVLSFSYEGIFNEILDRLGQMPLPPYIKEKLDDRERYQTVYSKHEGSAAAPTAGLHFTKELLEQVRSKGVDIAFVTLHVGLGTFRPMSVEKVEEHVMHEEYYILSEETAKLLNETRQRGGRIIAVGTTSSRTLETVAGKCGDSPITAMSGWTDIFIYPGYTFKLVDALLTNFHLPKSTLVMLVSALAGREQLLNAYREAVEQKYRFFSFGDAMFIY
- the tgt gene encoding tRNA guanosine(34) transglycosylase Tgt, yielding MAAAVTYEHIKTCKQSGARLGRVHTPHGVIETPIFMPVGTQATVKTMSPEELKEMNAQIILSNTYHLFLRPGHEIIREAGGLHKFMNWDRPILTDSGGFQVFSLSEMRKITEEGVHFRSHLNGDKLFLSPEVAMEIQNALGPDIMMAFDECAPYPAEYDYVKKSLERTSRWAERCLKSHARPQDQGLFGIVQGGMFEDLRKQSAKDLTSLDFPGYAIGGLSVGEPKHLMYEVLDYTVPLLPANKPRYLMGVGSPDALIEGSIRGVDMFDCVLPTRIARNGTTMTSQGRLVVRNAQYAKDFGPLDPECDCYTCRNYSRAYLRHLIKSDETFGLRLTTYHNLYFLINLMRQVRQAIMDDRLLDFRDEFFERYGLFGNDKGF
- the yajC gene encoding preprotein translocase subunit YajC is translated as MFHFAATAAPAAGNPLITLVVPFAIMFIVFYFLLIRPQKKKQQSRNQMLRALQKGDKIVTIGGLHGTIVSLTDDTVVLLVNDATKLTFERNAISHSVSAAASSESK
- a CDS encoding TIGR04086 family membrane protein, which codes for MDFFRRLASIRLSHPTLSGIWYAFLWMMVGALVLSLLLQSGSLEEHKLTWPIYTVHAAALLFGGFTSGKRAGQKGWYQGSLTGLFYGILILVISLLALDNSPGLSDLTLLLPAVLIGALGGMFGVNLHRKK